CAACAAGCAGCTTCACCACAAGCAAATAGACCTGCTAAGTTTTGTGATTCACCAGTTGGTTTAGTTCTAATTCCACCCATTGAGTAGTGTTGCATTGGAAGAACTGGAGCCCATCCTTTTCTACCTTCATCAGCTGGATCGATACCGTTAAAAATCATACAAATTTCTTGAACGTCTCTTAAGTTTCTTTCAATATGCTCTCTACCTAAGATAGAAATATCTAACCATACGTGGTATCCATAAGGAGAAGGAACCCCTTTACCATTTCTGATATGCTCAATCATTCTTCTAGAAACAACGTCTCTTGAAGCAAGTTCTTTTTTCTCTGGCTCGTAATCTGGCATAAATCTGTGACCATCAACGTCTCTTAAGATTCCACCATCTCCTCTACAACCTTCAGTTAATAAAATTCCTGATGGTACGATTGGTGTTGGGTGGAATTGAACAGCTTCCATATTTCCTAAAGTTGCAATTCCAGTTTCAAGTGCAATAGCAGCTCCTGTACCTTCACAAATAACTGCATTAGTAGTTTGTTTAAATACTCTTCCATATCCACCTGTAGCAATACATGTACCTTTTGCAACGTAAGCTTCTAATTCACCTGTAATTAAATCTCTTACAACTGCTCCATAACATCTTCCACCTTCGTGAATAATAGATAAAGCTTCTTTTCTATCTCTAATATCTACATTGTGTTTTAAAGCTTCATTTGCAACACCAAATAACATTGTGTGTCCAGTTGCATCAGCTGTATAACAAGTTCTCCATTTTTTAGTTCCACCAAAGTCTCTTGATGTAATTAATCCATGTCTATCTTCATCTTCTGTAATTGTTGTTTTTTTAGCATTAATAACAGCTTCTCTTGTTCCAGCTTTAACTCTAGACCAAGGTACCCCCCAAGATGCTAATTCTCTAATAGCTTTTGGTGCAGTGTGAACAAACATTCTAGCAACAATTTGGTCACATCCCCAGTCAGAACCTTTTACAGTATCTGCAAAGTGTAAATCCTCATTATCACCATCAGACATTTTTGAGTTACCTAATGAAGCTTGCATACCACCTTGTGCAGCAGCAGAGTGTGATCTTTTAACAGGTACTAAAGATAAAACTGTAGTACTTAATCCCTTTTTTTGTGCAGCAACAGCAGCTCTTAAACCTGCTAATCCTCCACCAATAACTAGTGCATCACAGTAATTAATTTTCATTATGCAATTCTCCCAACATTTTTATTTGAAATATTTAACTCCATAACTTTTGCTGTAGGAGTATATTTTTGTCCAACTGTTCCATTTTTAGCATTTTCCATACCAATTTTCATATAAGCTGCAAGTGATGCAAAACCTAATACTAAGAAAAATACAGTTAAAGCCCATTTAACTTTTTTAAGTGCTTTTCTTGTTGCTTTTGGATTTTCTCCATCAAACCATCCCCATTTAACACATAATCTATAAAGACCAATTGTTCCATGGAATTCAACTGCTAATAATAAAAGAATATATAAAGGCCACATCCACTCAGACCAGATTCTATCTGAACTCTCGTAAGGTCCGATATCAGCTGAGTTAGTCATAATGATATATAAGTGAACTGAACCTAAAAAGAACATCGCAAAACCTGTGAATGCTTGAATAAACCAAAGTTTTGTATCATCATGTCCCATACTATTTGAGTGAGCTTTCATTACTTGGTATTGTTTAAAGTTACCAGGTAATTTTCTCATACCTAAAGCAGCATGAACTATAAAAACTACAAATATTATTGCAGCAGCTATAGTAACTAATATTGGATTTCCACCTTCAAAAATAAAACTTCCCTCTAAAAGTTTTGTTACAGTGTACATAAAATCTTTCGAAATTAATATCGATGATACTAACAACATATGCGCCCACATAAATAAAGCTAAGAAACCACCAGTAAAACTTTGCATAAAATCAAGTTTTGCAGGTAATCTACTTTTCTTCCCTTCAACTGTTTTTCCTAAATAACCTTCTATTAGGTCACTCATTTGCTATCCTTTCTGCGATTTAGATTTTTTTGAATAATAGCAAAATAATAGCTTAA
The genomic region above belongs to Arcobacter ellisii and contains:
- a CDS encoding fumarate reductase cytochrome b subunit, yielding MSDLIEGYLGKTVEGKKSRLPAKLDFMQSFTGGFLALFMWAHMLLVSSILISKDFMYTVTKLLEGSFIFEGGNPILVTIAAAIIFVVFIVHAALGMRKLPGNFKQYQVMKAHSNSMGHDDTKLWFIQAFTGFAMFFLGSVHLYIIMTNSADIGPYESSDRIWSEWMWPLYILLLLAVEFHGTIGLYRLCVKWGWFDGENPKATRKALKKVKWALTVFFLVLGFASLAAYMKIGMENAKNGTVGQKYTPTAKVMELNISNKNVGRIA
- a CDS encoding fumarate reductase flavoprotein subunit: MKINYCDALVIGGGLAGLRAAVAAQKKGLSTTVLSLVPVKRSHSAAAQGGMQASLGNSKMSDGDNEDLHFADTVKGSDWGCDQIVARMFVHTAPKAIRELASWGVPWSRVKAGTREAVINAKKTTITEDEDRHGLITSRDFGGTKKWRTCYTADATGHTMLFGVANEALKHNVDIRDRKEALSIIHEGGRCYGAVVRDLITGELEAYVAKGTCIATGGYGRVFKQTTNAVICEGTGAAIALETGIATLGNMEAVQFHPTPIVPSGILLTEGCRGDGGILRDVDGHRFMPDYEPEKKELASRDVVSRRMIEHIRNGKGVPSPYGYHVWLDISILGREHIERNLRDVQEICMIFNGIDPADEGRKGWAPVLPMQHYSMGGIRTKPTGESQNLAGLFACGEAACWDMHGFNRLGGNSVSETVVAGMIIGNYFADYCLANDVNIPTATVQKFLDKQDKYLDEILAYNGNEDIFKIKNRMQNLMDEKVGIFRDGVNLEAAVNELEDLLKKTKQINVKSKERAGNPELEEAYRVPRMLKVALCVAKGALQRTESRGAHYREDYLKRDDANWLNRTLTSWPDENQTTPTVSYEPLDIMTMELPPAFRGYGAKGMIIEHPDSEKRQAIVDEVTEKMQAEGKDRHEIQDALMPFSLPMNYREKNERAGDL